From one Brachypodium distachyon strain Bd21 chromosome 4, Brachypodium_distachyon_v3.0, whole genome shotgun sequence genomic stretch:
- the LOC100834425 gene encoding G-type lectin S-receptor-like serine/threonine-protein kinase SD2-5, which yields MQTVQLLRVFIIITLSFMFFYCFHQQLPCAHAISLPSSTAKNTSFLDYSTISLGGNSSARLFLQSRSSSNTLASFGLYSTDNSSFVLCVMMTYYSSGYADLVIGQPQVIWSANRNFPVGWNAILSFTGDGNLLLHNSDGTLVWSPETAGTSIVGGSLAVGMRLYGSGNLVLFDRNHSSVWQSFDYPTDTLVIGQSLCVGVNLISNASVTSWTSGQVNLHTRLNGLHFYFGSASYYKQVFQPTSLGNSTSQYCYAFANGSLGSPNLQIFSLPLARSFQFMRLELDGHLRLYEMEEATVRVVFDVLSNDVKFCDYPMACGEYGVCINGQCCCPSSSYFRLQDEWHPDVGCMPLTSLSCNHMGYHQLVPIGNISYFSDDSFQSLAASFSQKKKSLATSATDVYCKQSCLEECSCKVALFHYDSHDGNTGSCLLLSQALLLSQTKSSANHTLAFFKIQGSLPPKRRTSIAVGSAVGSLVLFSIAISIFIWRKCKKREEEEVYFGGIPGAPTRFSYNELKIATRNFSMKLGVGGFGTVFKGKIGKETIAVKRLEGVDQGKDEFLAEVETIGGIHHINLVRLVGFCAEKSHRLLVYEYMSNSSLDKWIFHAHPAFTLSWKTRRNIIMGIAKGLSYLHEECEQRIAHLDIKPHNILLDDKFQAKVSDFGLSKLISRDESKVMTRMRGTRGYLAPEWLGSKITEKVDIYSFGIVIVEIICGRENLDESQPEERIHLISLLQEKARSGQLLDLVDSSSNDMQFHLEEVREMMELAMWCLQVDSSKRPLMSTVAKVLEGAMALEATPNYDLVANYEPNHANVSGQICSYLPSATHLSGPR from the coding sequence ATGCAGACAGTACAATTGCTTCGTGTGTTTATTATCATCACCCTCTCgttcatgtttttttactGCTTCCATCAACAACTTCCTTGTGCCCATGCTATATCTTTACCTAGCTCGACAGCGAAGAACACCAGTTTTTTGGACTACTCAACCATCAGTTTGGGTGGAAACTCTAGCGCTCGTTTATTTCTTCAGAGCAGAAGCAGCTCCAACACCCTGGCTAGTTTTGGTTTGTACAGCACAGATAATTCTTCATTTGTCCTTTGCGTCATGATGACCTACTACTCCAGTGGCTATGCAGATCTTGTTATCGGCCAGCCACAGGTTATCTGGTCTGCGAACCGCAACTTCCCCGTAGGCTGGAATGCCATCCTTTCTTTCACTGGGGATGGTAACTTACTTCTTCACAACAGTGATGGTACCTTGGTATGGTCCCCAGAGACAGCGGGCACCTCTATTGTTGGCGGGTCTCTTGCTGTTGGTATGCGCCTCTATGGTTCAGGAAACCTTGTGCTCTTTGATCGGAACCATTCCTCTGTATGGCAGTCCTTTGACTACCCAACAGACACATTGGTCATTGGGCAGTCACTCTGTGTGGGGGTTAATCTCATCTCCAATGCTTCAGTCACCAGTTGGACATCGGGTCAGGTTAATCTTCATACCCGGCTGAATGGATTACATTTTTACTTCGGCTCTGCTTCTTATTACAAGCAAGTATTCCAACCAACTTCTCTAGGCAATAGTACATCACAATATTGTTATGCATTTGCCAATGGAAGCCTTGGATCTCCCAACCTGCAAATCTTCTCGTTGCCACTCGCAAGGTCATTTCAGTTCATGCGGTTAGAGCTTGATGGGCACCTACgtctttatgaaatggaggaggCCACTGTCCGGGTGGTGTTTGATGTGCTAAGCAATGATGTCAAGTTTTGTGATTACCCTATGGCTTGCGGTGAATATGGTGTTTGCATTAATGGCCAGTGTTGTTGTCCCAGCTCAAGCTATTTTAGACTACAAGACGAATGGCATCCAGATGTTGGGTGCATGCCTCTCACCAGTCTGTCCTGCAATCATATGGGCTATCATCAACTTGTACCTATTGGCAACATTTCCTACTTCAGTGATGATAGCTTCCAGTCATTGGCTGCTTCGTTctcgcaaaagaaaaaatcattGGCTACTTCTGCTACAGATGTGTACTGCAAGCAATCTTGCTTGGAAGAGTGTTCTTGCAAAGTTGCGTTGTTTCACTATGACAGCCATGATGGCAATACCGGCTCTTGTTTGCTTTTATCACAGGCATTGCTACTCTCTCAAACTAAGAGTTCTGCTAATCATACTTTGgcgtttttcaaaatacaGGGCAGCTTACCACCGAAAAGAAGGACCAGCATTGCAGTTGGTTCGGCAGTCGGGAgtcttgttttattttcaatTGCCATCTCAATTTTCATTTGGAGAAAATGTAAgaaaagggaagaagaagaagtgtaCTTTGGAGGAATACCTGGAGCACCAACGAGGTTTTCCTATAATGAGTTGAAGATAGCTACAAGGAACTTTTCGATGAAGCTCGGAGTTGGAGGGTTTGGAACTGTTTTCAAAGGTAAAATAGGCAAGGAAACAATTGCTGTCAAACGCTTAGAAGGTGTTGACCAAGGAAAGGATGAGTTCTTAGCAGAGGTTGAGACCATAGGAGGAATTCATCACATTAATCTTGTCAGGTTAGTTGGATTTTGTGCCGAAAAATCCCACAGGCTTCTTGTGTACGAGTACATGAGCAATAGTTCATTGGACAAATGGATATTCCATGCACATCCAGCGTTTACCCTTTCTTGGAAGACAAGGCGTAACATTATCATGGGTATTGCCAAGGGCCTGTCTTATCTCCATGAAGAATGTGAGCAAAGGATTGCTCACCTCGACATCAAGCCCCATAACATTCTCCTGGATGATAAGTTTCAAGCAAAGGTCTCCGATTTTGGATTATCAAAACTAATCAGTAGGGACGAAAGCAAAGTCATGACTCGAATGCGAGGTACGCGTGGATATCTTGCACCTGAGTGGCTAGGTTCAAAGATCACCGAGAAGGTAGACATATACAGCTTTGGGATCGTGATAGTCGAAATCATATGCGGGCGGGAGAACCTGGATGAGTCACAGCCAGAAGAGCGAATTCACCTGATAAGCCTTCTTCAAGAAAAGGCTAGGTCCGGACAGTTGCTTGATCTCgtggacagcagcagcaacgacATGCAGTTTCACCTGGAGGAGGTCAGGGAAATGATGGAGCTTGCAATGTGGTGCTTACAGGTTGATAGCAGCAAAAGGCCTCTGATGTCAACTGTTGCCAAGGTGCTGGAAGGTGCCATGGCTTTAGAGGCCACACCTAACTATGATCTTGTTGCTAATTATGAACCAAACCATGCAAATGTTTCGGGGCAAATTTGTTCATACCTGCCTTCGGCAACACATCTGTCTGGACCTAGGTGA
- the LOC100841257 gene encoding uncharacterized protein LOC100841257, producing the protein MSDSEASPRPAVAVSTAEAEASAGENSPSPARNEALLPVGEKISELNESQTELLGRLRGLKEDLQSWRNNLDTQVQKYKSEISDIKTALNSEIDQLRSDFQELRTTLKKQQEDVSISLKNLGLEDATENDGKNGTVEENTSVGALLASPEIVKLDDNLESHEESSAVNEEKNETAEDGSGVAEDDSDVVKDATETESASDK; encoded by the exons ATGTCTGATTCCGAAGCATCCCCGCGGCCCGCGGTTGCGGTTtcgacggcggaggcggaagcGTCGGCGGGCGAGAACTCCCCGTCTCCGGCG AGGAATGAGGCGTTGCTGCCGGTGGGGGAGAAGATCTCG GAACTAAATGAATCCCAAACAGAGCTTTTGGGGAGACTCCGAGGATTGAAGGAG GATTTGCAGAGCTGGAGGAACAATTTAGACACCCAAGTGCAGAAATACAAATCT GAAATATCTGATATCAAGACTGCACTAAACAGTGAAATAGATCAGCTGAGATCA GATTTCCAAGAACTGAGGACCACCCTTAAGAAGCAACAGGAAGATGTGTCAATTAGCTTGAAGAATTTGGGG CTAGAAGATGCTACGGAAAATGATGGTAAAAATGGAACTGTGGAGGAGAATACAAGTGTGGGTGCATTATTAGCTAGCCCAGAGATCGTGAAA TTGGATGATAATCTAGAAAGTCATGAAGAAAGCAGTGCTGTCAATGAGGAAAAGAAT GAGACTGCTGAAGATGGTTCCGGGGTGGCTGAAGATGATTCCGATGTGGTCAAAGATGCCACGGAGACGGAGAGTGCGAGCGACAAGTAA
- the LOC100841870 gene encoding 5'-adenylylsulfate reductase-like 6, with protein MAGRLVAPLLLLLLQLLAPSPAYASPRTAASAAARVSGRCPRPEQGGLPPFVARLRRTCRASTEGYPAEEVNGEKLVRELGAKEGYTAVLFYASWCPFSQRMRPVFDDLSSMYPQIKHLAVEQSNVMPAVLSRYGVRSFPSILIPHGSFAFWPIGAKDLNSLVNFYFAVTGQEPVAYLGPRKWSPTGQSTQYVKFWNGSINETVKSEPYLAFSILFVCLRVFLFFFPKFFTCIKGLWTQYFRHANLGVLAKLTQLLECVPHAVDVRKMWSKWRLMVGAMNARVWASSLASVSIGGQSSPRAAVLD; from the exons atggccggccgcctcgtcgcccctctccttctcctgctcctccagctcctcgcgccgtcgccggcgtaCGCGTCCCCGCgcacggcggcgtcggcggcggcgcgggtctCTGGTCGGTGCCCGAGGCCGGAGCAGGGCGGGCTGCCGCCGTTCGTCGCGAGGCTCCGGCGGACCTGCCGCGCCTCGACGGAGGGATACCCGGCCGAGGAG gtcAATGGGGAGAAACTTGTCAGAGAGTTGGGTGCAAAGGAGGGGTACACTGCCGTCCTCTTCTATGCATCATGGTGCCCTTTCTCTCAAAGAATGAGACCGGTCTTCGATGATCTTAGCTCAATGTATCCACAGATTAAGCACTTGGCTGTAGAACAGTCCAACGTCATGCCAGC CGTTTTGTCAAGATATGGTGTTCGTAGCTTTCCTTCTATACTCATACCTCATGGATCATTTGCATTTTGGCCTATTGGTGCTAAAGATCTCAACTCACTGGTCAACTTTTACTTTGCTGTCACGG GGCAAGAACCAGTTGCATATCTTGGTCCACGGAAGTGGAGCCCAACTGGACAAAGCACACAGTATGTGAAGTTCTGGAATGGCTCAATCAACGAAACAGTGAAGAGCGAGCCCTACCTGGCATTCAGCATCCTATTTGTTTGCCTAAGGGtattcttgttcttcttcccaAAGTTCTTCACCTGCATCAAAGGCCTGTGGACGCAATATTTCCGGCACGCCAACCTTGGAGTCCTTGCCAAATTGACCCAGCTGCTTGAATGCGTACCTCATGCAGTAGACGTCAGGAAGATGTGGAGCAAATGGAGGCTCATGGTTGGGGCTATGAACGCCAGGGTCTGGGCATCATCTCTAGCATCCGTGTCTATTGGAGGGCAGTCTTCTCCCCGAGCTGCTGTTTTGGATTGA